A window from Neobacillus sp. PS3-40 encodes these proteins:
- a CDS encoding response regulator transcription factor — translation MRLLVVEDNLPLLDSIVQLLSDEFEVDQASNGEEGLFLAQQNIHDAIILDVMLPEIDGFEVLQTIRKEGSKTPVLFLTARDSLEDRVKGLDSGGDDYLVKPFQAAELKARIRALLRRSGSLTTNQTIQYRGIELFGKERDIIVDEEPIKLTSKQYELLEYLVQNKGAILTKEQIYDRVWGFDSDTTIAIVEVFMHHIRKKLETSGYHADIKTIRGVGYMLNEE, via the coding sequence ATGCGTTTACTAGTTGTTGAAGATAATCTTCCCTTATTAGACTCTATTGTGCAGCTTTTATCAGATGAATTTGAAGTTGATCAGGCCTCAAACGGAGAAGAGGGGTTATTTTTAGCCCAACAAAACATTCACGATGCCATTATTTTAGATGTGATGCTGCCTGAGATAGATGGTTTTGAAGTTCTCCAAACGATTCGAAAAGAAGGATCGAAAACACCGGTTCTGTTTTTAACGGCACGGGATTCATTGGAAGATCGGGTAAAAGGGCTTGACAGCGGTGGAGATGATTATTTAGTTAAACCGTTTCAGGCTGCTGAATTGAAAGCACGGATCCGTGCCTTACTGAGAAGGAGCGGGAGTTTAACAACCAATCAAACAATTCAATATCGAGGCATTGAATTGTTTGGAAAGGAACGCGATATTATCGTGGATGAAGAGCCTATCAAACTGACGAGTAAACAATATGAACTTTTGGAGTACTTAGTTCAAAATAAGGGAGCTATTTTAACAAAAGAACAAATTTATGACCGTGTGTGGGGATTTGATTCTGATACGACCATTGCAATTGTCGAGGTTTTTATGCACCATATTCGCAAAAAATTAGAGACATCCGGCTATCATGCTGATATCAAAACCATTCGTGGTGTCGGCTATATGCTAAATGAAGAGTAG
- a CDS encoding HAMP domain-containing sensor histidine kinase, whose translation MFQKTHIRLTLINSISFIVLISILLGTIYFYTQHQLYKEVNKSLIDSSAHIQQIDPGQDQRQEQGQGQGQGQGPEDGDSRLIHRERDPRNIILVWDKNNHLLTQNRESALFKDNEKLIRPKTEGKLTDITVENLSFRYIAFQVNDEILGKITIQTLRIVNSEKELLYRLLWIMGIGCGIGFICAVLAGYFLAGRALVPIQKAWQKQQQFVSDASHELRTPLAVIQAKTDLLFRSPSASIKDKIIDVSTISNESRRLSKLVTNLLILARSDSDQIEIHKQVFRLDQLLGDIIGQFEEIVTYQGKALFLDAPEQVNFMADKERIHQLIVILLDNAIKYTKEGGEITLSCHQSHSSIFLRVKDTGMGIAEKDIPKIFDRFYQSDKARTGSEGTGLGLSIGQWIIDKHHGKAKVSSSLGNGTMIEIIFPRIQKNKNVSKSQSD comes from the coding sequence ATGTTTCAAAAGACTCATATTCGGCTCACACTAATCAATTCAATCAGTTTTATCGTCTTGATCAGTATTCTCTTGGGTACTATTTATTTCTATACTCAACACCAATTATATAAAGAGGTAAATAAATCGTTGATAGATTCGTCTGCTCATATTCAGCAGATAGATCCTGGGCAAGATCAGAGACAAGAACAAGGACAAGGACAAGGACAAGGACAAGGACCCGAGGATGGGGACTCCCGTTTAATACATCGAGAAAGGGATCCGAGAAACATCATTTTAGTGTGGGATAAGAATAATCATTTACTTACACAAAACCGCGAATCCGCACTTTTTAAAGATAATGAAAAGCTAATTCGTCCAAAAACAGAGGGTAAATTAACCGATATTACAGTAGAAAATCTTTCTTTTAGATATATTGCCTTTCAAGTGAATGATGAGATATTGGGGAAAATAACCATCCAAACACTGAGAATTGTTAATTCGGAAAAAGAATTACTATACAGGCTGTTATGGATAATGGGAATTGGTTGTGGCATCGGTTTTATTTGTGCAGTGTTAGCAGGGTACTTCCTTGCAGGTAGAGCGCTGGTACCGATTCAGAAGGCTTGGCAAAAGCAACAGCAATTTGTTTCAGATGCTTCACATGAACTAAGAACGCCATTGGCCGTTATACAGGCAAAGACCGATCTGTTATTTCGATCGCCATCTGCAAGCATTAAAGATAAAATTATCGATGTTTCAACTATTTCAAATGAATCAAGACGTTTATCAAAGCTGGTCACCAATCTGTTAATTCTAGCCAGATCAGATTCTGACCAAATTGAAATACACAAACAGGTTTTTCGATTAGATCAGCTTTTGGGTGATATCATTGGGCAGTTTGAGGAAATAGTTACTTATCAAGGAAAAGCACTTTTTTTAGATGCACCTGAGCAAGTTAACTTTATGGCAGATAAAGAGAGAATTCACCAACTCATTGTTATCTTGTTAGATAATGCTATTAAGTATACGAAGGAAGGCGGTGAAATCACCCTTTCTTGTCATCAAAGCCACTCATCCATTTTTCTAAGGGTTAAAGATACCGGGATGGGGATTGCTGAAAAGGATATCCCTAAGATTTTTGATCGCTTTTACCAAAGTGACAAGGCACGTACCGGCTCCGAGGGAACGGGATTAGGATTGTCAATTGGGCAATGGATTATTGATAAACACCACGGTAAAGCTAAGGTTTCTAGTAGTCTCGGTAACGGGACAATGATCGAAATTATTTTTCCAAGAATACAAAAAAATAAAAATGTTTCAAAAAGCCAATCAGATTAG
- a CDS encoding PepSY-associated TM helix domain-containing protein, translated as MRKVKRAHLWIGLIASVLIFIEAFSGLLMNEPWLIGQTERGLLEGGQGFGARGNFQTGQFNQGQNFQGSTSQDAGKGTFGNGQTQGQNRFRGNGQFQGRFGGQDGAKLGNQSSFMGILRSLHEGKFGNVNIKWLMDLAALAMMFLTGSGVYLSIKILRAEKKSKN; from the coding sequence ATGAGAAAAGTGAAAAGAGCACATTTATGGATTGGGTTGATCGCATCAGTTTTAATTTTTATTGAGGCGTTTTCTGGTTTATTGATGAATGAACCATGGCTGATCGGCCAAACAGAGCGTGGTTTATTAGAAGGTGGGCAAGGTTTTGGTGCAAGAGGGAATTTCCAGACTGGGCAGTTTAATCAAGGGCAAAACTTTCAAGGATCTACATCCCAAGATGCTGGTAAAGGTACCTTTGGAAATGGCCAAACACAGGGACAAAATAGGTTTAGAGGAAATGGTCAATTCCAAGGACGTTTTGGTGGGCAAGATGGAGCTAAATTAGGAAACCAAAGCTCATTTATGGGAATATTGAGGAGCCTTCATGAGGGAAAATTTGGAAATGTAAATATTAAATGGTTAATGGATCTTGCTGCACTTGCGATGATGTTCCTAACGGGTTCAGGGGTCTATTTATCAATCAAAATACTTCGTGCTGAAAAGAAATCGAAGAACTAA
- a CDS encoding arylamine N-acetyltransferase, whose amino-acid sequence MNDLNILFRQRIGFPEKETITFEKLDLVLEKTANAIPFENLCIIAKTTSDFTKENLINKILIRKEGGLCYDLNMILYLFLMENNFNVKIVRGVIFNSDTQKWSPTGRTHVSILLDRMGKLYLIVTGFGGNLPLKPVPLTGEIVSSTNGEFQVEKEDTLYGGYILKMKLRYKDNVWKIGYVLDSKQPVTNLAEINEIQKIISDHEQSPFNKMPLITRLTKNGSVTLTDSTLTQWMDGKMTKEQVDPHRFKHLAKKHFKLDLLK is encoded by the coding sequence ATGAATGATCTGAATATATTATTTCGACAAAGAATTGGCTTTCCAGAAAAAGAAACGATTACATTTGAAAAATTAGATCTTGTTCTTGAAAAAACAGCAAACGCGATTCCTTTTGAAAATTTATGTATTATCGCAAAAACTACAAGTGATTTTACCAAAGAAAATCTGATCAACAAAATCCTTATTCGAAAAGAAGGGGGGCTTTGCTATGATTTAAATATGATTCTTTACTTATTCTTAATGGAAAATAACTTTAACGTTAAAATAGTCCGCGGAGTGATCTTTAATTCAGACACTCAAAAATGGAGCCCAACCGGTAGAACGCATGTATCCATCCTTTTGGACCGTATGGGGAAACTATACCTTATAGTTACCGGATTTGGAGGGAACCTGCCATTAAAACCAGTTCCTTTAACTGGTGAGATCGTCTCATCAACAAACGGAGAATTCCAGGTTGAAAAAGAGGATACTTTGTATGGGGGCTATATTTTAAAAATGAAGTTGAGGTATAAGGATAACGTCTGGAAAATAGGTTATGTTCTCGATTCAAAACAGCCTGTGACGAATTTGGCAGAAATAAACGAAATTCAAAAGATAATTAGTGACCATGAACAATCACCCTTTAACAAAATGCCTCTCATTACAAGATTAACTAAGAATGGCAGTGTAACATTGACAGATTCAACTCTAACACAATGGATGGATGGGAAAATGACAAAAGAACAAGTTGACCCACATCGTTTTAAACATCTTGCAAAAAAGCATTTCAAATTGGATTTACTAAAATGA
- a CDS encoding cupredoxin domain-containing protein — protein MNILSIITIAVVVLMTGYSIFLVHQHKNILNTMSGMMIAMAVAMMTGLLSGYFVGILSVDMFLAVGVGIITGFILGFLTGQPIGIIPVLIGALSGLMSGIIGAILGSFLVIESPFIMLGILLGLFIIIMGFVILFIKVEANEKLTLDTASISPFTILSVGIVLISLLLFLYSSDFIKITDTQTTSQAQTNGATETTEAPVTELDVTKESAPKIKMDVTPTGYTPNLIHVKKGVPVILEIQNPLKDSCLSTFKMPDFNINNVDLKVNETTKLTFTPSKAGEYSFSCGMNMFGGKIIVE, from the coding sequence ATGAATATTTTATCGATTATCACGATTGCTGTTGTCGTTTTGATGACTGGCTATTCCATTTTTCTTGTACACCAGCATAAAAATATACTTAATACGATGTCAGGTATGATGATTGCCATGGCGGTTGCTATGATGACTGGTCTTCTTTCAGGATACTTTGTCGGAATCCTTTCTGTGGATATGTTTCTAGCGGTTGGTGTTGGTATAATTACCGGATTTATACTTGGATTTTTAACGGGACAGCCCATAGGGATTATCCCTGTTCTTATTGGTGCATTATCTGGTCTAATGAGTGGTATCATAGGAGCTATTCTTGGATCATTTCTAGTGATTGAAAGTCCTTTTATTATGCTTGGAATTCTATTAGGTTTATTTATTATTATTATGGGATTTGTCATTTTATTTATAAAAGTAGAAGCAAATGAAAAATTAACCCTTGATACAGCATCCATTTCACCATTTACAATTTTATCGGTAGGCATTGTGCTCATATCTTTACTTTTATTTTTATACAGTAGCGATTTTATTAAAATCACAGACACGCAAACTACCTCACAGGCACAAACAAATGGAGCAACAGAAACAACTGAAGCACCCGTTACTGAACTTGATGTAACAAAGGAGTCCGCCCCAAAAATCAAAATGGATGTGACACCGACAGGTTATACTCCAAATCTGATTCATGTAAAAAAAGGTGTACCAGTTATTCTTGAAATTCAAAATCCACTTAAGGATAGTTGTTTGTCCACTTTCAAAATGCCAGATTTTAATATTAACAATGTCGATTTAAAGGTCAACGAAACGACCAAATTAACTTTTACTCCATCTAAAGCTGGCGAATATTCCTTCAGCTGCGGAATGAATATGTTCGGAGGAAAGATAATTGTTGAGTAG
- the proS gene encoding proline--tRNA ligase, giving the protein MAKEFVKSITAMDDDFAQWYTDVVTKAELIDYSSVRGSMIIRPYGYALWENIKTELDNRIKATGHENVYMPLFIPESLLQKEKDHIEGFAPEVAWVTHGGSEELTERLCVRPTSEVLFCDHYKDIIHSYRDLPKLYNQWSNVVRWEKTTRPFLRTLEFLWQEGHTAHATDEEAHEETTKMLNVYADLCENILAIPVLKGRKTEKEKFAGANFTYTIESLMHDGKALQSGTSHHLGTGFAKAFGIQYSDQDGKLQYVHQTSWGFTTRIIGALIMVHGDDRGLVIPPKAAPTQVMIVPIAQHKEGVLDFAYDLKEKLSGIARVNIDASDKKPGWKFNEYEMKGIPVRLEVGPKDIENKQVVLARRDTGEKIIVAIDELETKLVELLDDIQTNLYQKALVHRDEKTSTATTLDEFKNILEEKTGFIKAMWCGERECEDKIKEETSATSRCMPFEQEQVSESCVCCGKEAKQLVVWAKAY; this is encoded by the coding sequence ATGGCAAAAGAATTTGTAAAAAGTATTACAGCAATGGACGATGATTTCGCACAATGGTATACCGATGTTGTCACGAAAGCTGAATTAATTGATTACTCAAGCGTGCGCGGTTCGATGATTATTCGCCCGTATGGATATGCACTTTGGGAAAATATCAAAACCGAATTAGATAATCGAATTAAGGCAACCGGACATGAAAATGTTTATATGCCACTTTTCATTCCTGAAAGTCTTTTGCAAAAAGAAAAAGATCATATTGAGGGATTTGCACCAGAAGTCGCATGGGTTACCCATGGAGGGTCAGAGGAATTAACGGAAAGACTTTGTGTAAGGCCAACATCTGAAGTCCTTTTTTGCGATCATTATAAAGATATCATTCATTCATATCGAGATCTTCCAAAGCTATATAACCAATGGTCCAATGTCGTCAGATGGGAAAAAACAACTCGACCATTTCTTCGTACTTTAGAATTTCTCTGGCAAGAAGGCCACACTGCTCATGCAACTGATGAGGAAGCACATGAAGAAACAACTAAAATGTTGAATGTATATGCAGATCTTTGTGAGAATATCCTCGCTATTCCTGTGTTAAAAGGGCGGAAAACAGAAAAAGAAAAGTTTGCTGGTGCTAACTTCACTTATACAATTGAAAGCTTAATGCATGATGGTAAGGCGTTACAATCGGGTACATCGCATCATTTGGGAACTGGATTTGCCAAGGCGTTTGGAATTCAATACAGTGATCAGGATGGAAAACTCCAATATGTTCATCAAACTTCATGGGGCTTTACGACAAGGATAATTGGAGCATTAATCATGGTTCATGGCGATGATCGTGGTCTTGTCATCCCTCCTAAAGCTGCACCAACCCAGGTCATGATCGTGCCAATCGCACAACATAAAGAAGGGGTCCTTGATTTTGCTTATGATTTAAAGGAAAAACTTTCTGGAATCGCACGCGTCAATATTGATGCAAGCGACAAAAAGCCAGGTTGGAAATTTAATGAATATGAAATGAAAGGAATTCCAGTTCGCCTTGAAGTGGGACCAAAGGATATTGAAAATAAACAGGTTGTCCTTGCTAGAAGAGATACTGGAGAAAAAATAATCGTTGCAATCGACGAGCTGGAAACAAAACTGGTTGAACTACTAGACGATATCCAAACAAATTTATATCAAAAAGCGTTAGTACATCGTGATGAAAAAACAAGTACTGCAACAACTTTAGATGAATTTAAAAATATACTTGAGGAGAAAACAGGCTTTATTAAAGCTATGTGGTGTGGCGAACGGGAATGTGAAGACAAAATAAAAGAAGAGACCAGTGCAACTTCCCGCTGTATGCCGTTTGAACAAGAACAGGTTTCTGAATCCTGTGTTTGCTGCGGAAAAGAGGCAAAACAGTTAGTCGTTTGGGCGAAAGCATATTAA
- a CDS encoding oxidoreductase, which translates to MDKGNKTALLIGASGLVGNELLKLILKSSSYEKVKIFVRKRISIEHPNLEQIVINFDHLEEQEPHFKVNDVYCCLGTTIKKAGSQAAFKKVDFEYPVNLAKIAKKNGVQKFLIISALGADANSNIFYNRVKGELEEEVKKINLPSLHIFQPSLLLGKRQEFRFGEKIAILLSPIFSQFLRGGLQKYKPIKANDVACAMYVTAQSEQIGTKAYHSNQIFDLSKIEL; encoded by the coding sequence ATGGATAAAGGAAATAAGACAGCGTTGCTCATCGGGGCTAGTGGATTAGTTGGTAATGAGCTCTTGAAATTAATTCTTAAAAGCTCAAGCTATGAAAAAGTGAAAATCTTTGTTCGTAAACGAATAAGTATCGAACATCCTAATTTAGAGCAAATTGTGATTAATTTTGATCATCTTGAAGAACAAGAACCCCATTTTAAAGTAAATGACGTTTACTGTTGTCTCGGCACGACTATTAAGAAAGCGGGTTCCCAAGCAGCTTTTAAGAAGGTGGATTTTGAATACCCAGTTAATTTGGCAAAGATAGCAAAGAAAAATGGTGTTCAGAAATTCCTAATCATTTCTGCACTTGGAGCAGATGCAAACTCAAACATTTTTTATAACCGTGTTAAGGGGGAGTTAGAGGAAGAAGTTAAGAAAATCAACTTGCCTTCCTTACATATTTTTCAACCTTCTTTATTACTTGGGAAACGACAGGAATTCCGATTTGGAGAGAAAATTGCTATTTTATTGAGCCCAATATTTAGTCAATTCTTGAGGGGTGGCCTCCAAAAATATAAGCCAATAAAAGCAAATGATGTTGCCTGTGCCATGTATGTAACTGCACAATCAGAGCAAATTGGAACCAAAGCATACCATTCAAACCAAATTTTCGACTTAAGTAAAATAGAATTATAA
- a CDS encoding GNAT family N-acetyltransferase, translated as MKQLRTHLDERGFLQLVEEATQKEGYKLVALYDYDQVVAVTGFMPMITLYNGRFIWVCDLVTDSRLRSNGYGEILLTYVQNWAKENGFDLVSLSSGLQRTDAHRFYEEKMDYDKVSYVFLKRI; from the coding sequence ATGAAACAATTACGAACTCATTTAGATGAACGTGGATTTTTGCAATTAGTGGAAGAAGCAACACAAAAGGAAGGGTATAAATTAGTAGCATTATATGATTACGATCAAGTCGTGGCAGTGACTGGATTCATGCCCATGATTACGCTATATAATGGGAGATTCATTTGGGTATGTGACTTGGTTACAGATTCAAGATTGCGTTCAAATGGCTATGGTGAAATATTGCTTACCTACGTACAAAATTGGGCAAAAGAAAATGGATTTGATCTTGTCTCACTTTCATCAGGATTGCAAAGAACAGATGCACATCGTTTCTACGAGGAGAAAATGGATTATGACAAAGTTAGCTATGTATTTTTAAAAAGGATTTAG
- a CDS encoding PLP-dependent aminotransferase family protein, with amino-acid sequence MIEITPILDHKGNKPLYIQLSNYIKQEIMEGRIQPNEKLPSKRKLSSYLDVSLNTIQAAYDQLCAEGYVESNPRKGFFVATISEEVFTNPLYSPKHEKQDKLEKKINIDFNSGKVDLRYFPYTVWRKLAIQSLYEDQNELFYNGHPQGDLNLRAAIAKYVFESRGVKCSPEQIVIGAGTQILTGLLCLILGKQHTYAVENPGFHRTKAVLMDQGVKMKAIPLDENGICVNQLAMSDASVVYVTPSHQFPNGMVMPITRRMELLNWANEREGYIIEDDYDGEYRYKGAPIPSLQGLDINGRVIYLGTFSKSLIPSIRISFLILPLTLLNRYQDKFMLYKQTVSRLHQDTLFRFMNEGHWQTHLNKMRTLYRRKHATLMKALSMYMGDNVIVIGEKSGLHILIKVHNGMSEEELINMAMEVGVKVYPTSVYYDDPKVNQEPKILLGFGGLTESEIVAGIQLLKKVWW; translated from the coding sequence ATGATTGAAATTACACCTATTTTAGATCATAAAGGTAATAAACCATTGTATATCCAGCTATCCAATTATATTAAACAAGAAATTATGGAGGGAAGAATCCAGCCAAATGAAAAATTACCTTCAAAAAGAAAGTTATCCTCTTATTTAGATGTAAGCTTAAATACTATTCAAGCTGCCTACGACCAGCTATGTGCAGAAGGGTATGTTGAAAGCAATCCGCGTAAAGGGTTTTTTGTTGCAACAATAAGTGAGGAAGTCTTCACAAATCCACTATACTCACCAAAACACGAGAAACAAGATAAATTAGAAAAAAAGATTAATATTGATTTCAATTCTGGAAAGGTTGACTTAAGATATTTTCCATATACAGTGTGGAGAAAATTAGCCATTCAGTCTTTGTACGAAGATCAAAATGAACTTTTTTATAATGGTCATCCACAGGGAGACTTAAATCTTCGTGCAGCAATTGCAAAATATGTATTTGAATCACGAGGTGTAAAGTGTTCGCCAGAACAAATTGTCATTGGAGCAGGTACGCAGATATTAACTGGATTACTTTGCTTGATATTAGGTAAACAACATACATATGCGGTCGAAAACCCAGGTTTCCATCGAACAAAAGCAGTATTAATGGACCAAGGCGTTAAAATGAAAGCAATTCCACTTGATGAAAATGGTATCTGTGTTAACCAATTAGCTATGAGTGATGCAAGTGTGGTTTATGTAACACCATCACATCAATTTCCGAATGGAATGGTTATGCCCATTACACGCAGAATGGAATTGTTAAATTGGGCGAATGAAAGAGAAGGTTATATTATCGAGGATGATTATGACGGAGAATACCGTTATAAAGGAGCACCTATTCCATCTTTGCAGGGATTAGATATCAATGGAAGAGTGATTTATTTAGGGACGTTTTCCAAGTCCTTGATTCCGTCAATCCGGATTAGTTTTCTCATTTTACCGTTAACTTTATTAAATAGATATCAGGATAAATTCATGCTTTACAAGCAAACAGTATCTCGCCTCCATCAGGATACACTTTTTCGATTTATGAATGAAGGGCACTGGCAAACCCATTTAAATAAGATGAGAACTCTTTATCGAAGAAAGCATGCTACCCTAATGAAAGCATTAAGTATGTACATGGGTGATAATGTTATTGTAATAGGTGAGAAATCAGGTTTACATATCCTCATAAAAGTCCATAACGGTATGTCAGAGGAAGAGCTAATTAATATGGCAATGGAGGTAGGGGTAAAAGTATATCCAACTTCAGTCTATTATGATGATCCAAAGGTGAACCAAGAACCAAAAATTCTACTTGGTTTTGGAGGCCTAACAGAGTCTGAAATAGTTGCTGGTATTCAATTACTTAAGAAAGTTTGGTGGTAA
- the nrdG gene encoding anaerobic ribonucleoside-triphosphate reductase activating protein: MRVMNILHDSIVDGRGLRTVIFFAGCPHHCVGCHNPQSWNQENGTVMTDEEIFQEVIRNELADVTFSGGEPFLQSKEIEPLAQRLKQEGKNIWCYTGFLYEELMNHPHHLALLKHIDVLVDGRFEVSKRDLSLLFKGSNNQRIIDVPNSLKCGTECMIDDSN, translated from the coding sequence ATGCGAGTCATGAACATCCTCCATGATTCTATTGTAGACGGAAGAGGGTTAAGGACTGTCATCTTTTTTGCAGGTTGTCCACATCATTGCGTGGGATGTCATAATCCCCAGTCCTGGAACCAAGAGAATGGAACGGTAATGACTGACGAGGAGATTTTTCAAGAAGTAATACGTAATGAATTAGCTGATGTCACCTTTAGTGGAGGTGAACCATTCCTTCAATCAAAGGAAATAGAGCCTTTGGCGCAACGCCTGAAACAGGAAGGCAAGAATATTTGGTGCTATACAGGTTTCCTTTATGAGGAATTGATGAATCACCCTCACCATTTGGCTTTGCTCAAGCATATAGATGTTTTGGTAGATGGAAGGTTTGAAGTCTCTAAGCGTGACTTATCCTTACTTTTCAAAGGGAGCAATAATCAGCGGATTATCGATGTACCGAACAGTTTAAAATGTGGGACAGAGTGCATGATAGACGACAGCAACTAG